One Nitrospirota bacterium genomic region harbors:
- a CDS encoding cyclopropane-fatty-acyl-phospholipid synthase family protein: protein MNHTTTPSDLTIESPLALTASPSRALAWLYRLARRAVFFRLQPLRHGAITIVEGHQRHTFGDVTAACPLHATITVHDAHTYLDLALGGTIGVADAFRWGLWTCDNLTSLVRIFVQNRELLAGIEGGLATLTKPLLKAIHWLNRNTKAGSKKNIAAHYDLGNEFFRLMLDETMMYSCAYFERPDATLAEASRAKNERICRKLQLLPSDHLLEIGTGWGGFAIHAASQYGCRVTTTTISQQQYTVAVQRVEEAGLTDRITVILKDYRDLPHLTQQFDKLVSIEMIEAVGYQFFETFFAVCSRMLKPNGLMLIQGITIDEGIYEQAKRSVDFIQHFMFPGSCIPSVSALTQASATGGSLSLVELEDIGAHYPFTLRAWQHNLSERGSQISALGYQPEFLRLWNFYLCYCEGGFLERSISDVHLLFAKPGWRAASVEY from the coding sequence ATGAATCACACCACCACTCCGTCCGATCTGACTATCGAGTCTCCCCTGGCCCTGACAGCATCCCCTTCCCGCGCCCTGGCGTGGCTCTATCGCCTCGCCAGACGAGCGGTGTTCTTCCGGTTGCAACCGCTCCGCCATGGTGCGATCACCATCGTCGAAGGCCATCAGCGTCATACTTTTGGTGACGTGACCGCAGCCTGTCCGCTCCACGCGACGATCACGGTTCACGATGCCCATACCTATCTCGACCTTGCATTGGGCGGGACGATCGGTGTCGCCGATGCGTTCCGATGGGGCCTCTGGACCTGCGACAACCTGACATCATTGGTGAGGATCTTCGTCCAGAACCGCGAACTATTGGCAGGCATAGAAGGAGGACTCGCGACGCTCACCAAGCCTCTACTCAAGGCCATTCATTGGCTCAATCGCAACACGAAAGCAGGCAGCAAGAAAAACATCGCGGCCCATTACGATCTGGGCAATGAGTTTTTTCGCCTCATGCTTGATGAAACGATGATGTATTCCTGTGCCTATTTCGAACGGCCGGATGCGACCCTGGCAGAGGCTTCGCGAGCCAAGAACGAACGGATCTGCCGAAAGTTACAATTGCTGCCGAGCGACCATCTGCTGGAAATCGGCACCGGTTGGGGCGGCTTTGCCATCCATGCCGCCTCACAGTACGGGTGCCGCGTGACCACCACCACGATCTCGCAGCAGCAATATACGGTCGCGGTTCAACGGGTGGAAGAAGCGGGGCTGACCGATCGTATCACGGTGATACTGAAGGACTACCGCGATCTGCCTCACCTGACCCAGCAATTCGACAAACTAGTCTCGATCGAAATGATCGAAGCGGTGGGCTATCAATTCTTCGAAACATTCTTTGCCGTCTGCAGCCGGATGCTGAAGCCCAACGGGCTGATGTTGATTCAAGGCATCACGATCGACGAAGGCATTTACGAACAGGCCAAGCGGTCCGTCGATTTCATTCAGCACTTCATGTTTCCCGGAAGCTGCATCCCTTCGGTCTCTGCATTGACTCAAGCCTCTGCAACAGGCGGCAGTCTCAGCCTCGTGGAGTTGGAAGACATCGGCGCCCACTATCCCTTCACTCTGCGAGCCTGGCAGCACAATCTGTCCGAGAGAGGCTCACAGATCTCGGCGCTAGGCTATCAACCGGAGTTTCTCCGCCTCTGGAATTTCTATCTTTGCTACTGTGAAGGTGGATTCCTCGAGCGCTCCATCAGCGATGTGCATCTCCTCTTTGCAAAGCCTGGGTGGCGCGCTGCCTCCGTCGAATACTGA
- the pyrE gene encoding orotate phosphoribosyltransferase — MATETHKQQLARAFHDTQSFKWDPGIGFTLASGLKSPFYVDCRSLMAHPGSRRIVASLAYEALRPVELDCLGGLEIGAISIATSISDFAFIAQPPRTWRTFVVRKQAKDHGLGKLIEGSFQPGDRAVIVDDVLTSGGSLLKAVAAARGAGLVVTHALVIVDRKEQDGRQKVEAEGLTLLSLLTIDDLTNARPTPS; from the coding sequence ATGGCAACCGAGACTCACAAGCAACAACTGGCCAGGGCATTTCACGACACGCAGTCGTTTAAATGGGATCCTGGTATAGGGTTCACACTCGCCTCGGGTCTGAAGAGCCCCTTCTATGTCGATTGCCGGTCTTTGATGGCCCATCCTGGATCGCGCCGCATTGTGGCCAGCCTGGCCTATGAGGCATTGAGGCCGGTCGAGCTCGACTGCCTTGGGGGTCTTGAGATCGGGGCGATTTCCATTGCCACGAGTATCTCGGACTTTGCGTTCATCGCCCAACCACCTCGAACATGGCGGACCTTCGTGGTGCGAAAGCAAGCGAAGGATCATGGGCTCGGGAAACTTATTGAAGGATCGTTTCAACCAGGGGATCGAGCCGTGATCGTGGACGATGTGCTCACCAGCGGGGGATCACTCCTCAAGGCAGTCGCGGCTGCCAGGGGCGCAGGCCTGGTGGTGACGCATGCCTTGGTGATTGTCGATCGGAAGGAGCAGGATGGAAGACAGAAGGTAGAAGCTGAAGGGCTGACCCTCCTGAGCCTCTTAACCATTGACGACTTGACGAATGCGCGGCCAACCCCCTCGTAG
- a CDS encoding rhodanese-like domain-containing protein, which produces MTMRIFITLASLLLLTTVTISGVSAYHSYLLTVQQLRAGLTKGSSMSQKGFILIDVRSTDEHAAGFIPGTDANIDFKEIKARHREIGAQLEDHLVVYCQSGQRSNIAAETLADLGYRHVYNVTGSMNAWLEAGFPVEPGSR; this is translated from the coding sequence ATGACCATGCGCATATTCATCACCCTCGCCAGTCTGCTGCTCCTGACCACCGTCACGATCAGTGGCGTCTCGGCGTATCATTCCTATTTGCTCACCGTGCAGCAATTACGAGCCGGATTGACCAAAGGCTCCTCAATGAGCCAGAAGGGCTTTATCTTGATCGATGTCCGATCCACGGATGAACATGCGGCCGGATTCATTCCAGGAACCGATGCGAACATCGACTTCAAAGAAATCAAGGCACGGCACCGGGAAATCGGAGCCCAGCTGGAAGACCATCTCGTGGTCTATTGCCAGTCAGGCCAGCGCAGCAACATTGCCGCAGAAACGTTGGCAGACTTGGGCTACCGCCATGTCTATAACGTCACCGGCAGCATGAACGCCTGGCTTGAGGCGGGCTTTCCGGTTGAACCTGGATCCCGCTAG
- a CDS encoding response regulator, producing the protein MKTPLRLLQLEDNRVDAELITATLIEGGIPCQSQLVDTRQAFVAALRAGRIDLILADYSIPGFDGMAALTLARQLCPDVPFLFVSATIGEELAIDAMHQGATDYVLKQRLGRLVPSIQRALRELDDRAERQRAEEALRQSEKQFRQSQKMEAVGRLAGGIAHDFNNLLTVILGYSQVISTELGPQHPLRGKVDETLKAGERAATLIRQLLAFSRKQSLDPKVLSLNTAVTSLVSLLGRLIGTNIKLVTTLDPTNGRLCADQAQLEQVLVNLVVNARDAMPNGGTLTIETAQVELTRSPVYHLTPVAPGPYVRLAVTDTGCGMDRKTQSHIFEPFFTTKGEGKGSGLGLSTVFGIVTQCGGAIDVTSRVGHGTRFDLYFPNVESDLFIPPPTQSSRQPQRGTETILVVEDEPSVRTLVRDELRKLGYRVLEAKSGIEACLLATQQVGSLQLLLTDVVMPGMGGRELAQHLSAIKPDLRTLFMSGYMDDVGIMAGQEEGTTAFLQKPFTPEVLAHAVRNLLDASMPSDKTGAGVSTSEPSAR; encoded by the coding sequence GTGAAAACCCCTCTCCGTCTACTCCAACTTGAAGATAATAGGGTTGACGCCGAATTGATTACGGCCACCTTGATCGAGGGGGGAATTCCCTGTCAGTCGCAACTCGTCGACACGCGTCAAGCCTTTGTGGCAGCCCTGAGGGCCGGCCGGATCGATCTCATCCTCGCGGATTATTCGATCCCAGGTTTCGATGGCATGGCCGCTCTCACGTTAGCCCGTCAGCTTTGTCCTGACGTGCCGTTTCTCTTCGTTTCGGCCACCATCGGAGAGGAGCTGGCGATCGACGCCATGCATCAAGGCGCGACGGACTATGTCCTCAAGCAACGGCTTGGACGATTGGTGCCATCGATTCAGCGCGCATTGCGCGAGCTCGACGATCGAGCCGAACGGCAACGGGCTGAAGAGGCCCTTCGGCAGAGCGAGAAACAGTTTCGGCAGTCCCAGAAGATGGAAGCGGTGGGACGGTTGGCGGGAGGGATCGCGCATGACTTCAACAATCTCCTGACCGTTATCTTGGGTTATAGCCAAGTCATCTCGACGGAACTTGGCCCTCAGCATCCTCTTCGGGGAAAGGTCGATGAAACCTTGAAGGCCGGCGAACGGGCCGCGACGTTGATCCGACAGCTACTCGCCTTCAGTCGCAAGCAATCGCTGGACCCCAAAGTGTTGTCGCTCAACACCGCAGTCACAAGTTTAGTCAGTCTGCTGGGTCGTCTGATCGGTACGAATATCAAGCTGGTCACCACGCTCGACCCAACGAATGGGCGGTTGTGCGCCGACCAGGCTCAGCTTGAGCAGGTCCTGGTCAATCTCGTCGTCAACGCACGGGATGCCATGCCGAATGGCGGGACGCTGACGATTGAAACAGCCCAGGTTGAATTGACCCGTAGTCCGGTCTATCACCTCACTCCGGTGGCGCCAGGTCCCTATGTCCGATTGGCTGTTACGGATACCGGATGCGGGATGGACCGCAAGACACAATCCCATATCTTTGAGCCATTCTTCACGACGAAGGGGGAGGGGAAGGGCAGCGGTCTGGGCCTCTCCACGGTGTTTGGCATTGTCACCCAATGCGGCGGGGCCATCGACGTCACCAGCCGAGTGGGTCATGGCACGCGCTTCGACCTCTATTTCCCGAACGTCGAATCCGATCTCTTCATCCCCCCGCCGACACAGTCATCGAGACAACCTCAGCGAGGCACGGAAACGATTCTTGTGGTGGAAGATGAGCCGAGCGTCCGTACGCTTGTACGAGACGAACTGCGGAAGCTGGGATACCGCGTGCTCGAAGCCAAGAGCGGTATCGAAGCCTGTTTGCTGGCGACACAGCAGGTAGGATCGCTACAACTGCTGTTGACCGATGTCGTCATGCCCGGAATGGGTGGACGGGAGTTGGCACAGCATCTTTCCGCCATCAAGCCGGATTTGCGAACGCTGTTTATGTCGGGGTATATGGATGATGTCGGCATCATGGCAGGACAAGAGGAAGGCACAACGGCCTTTTTACAAAAGCCCTTCACTCCTGAAGTCCTGGCCCACGCCGTCCGCAATTTGCTCGATGCCAGTATGCCGTCGGACAAGACCGGCGCCGGCGTTTCGACATCCGAGCCAAGCGCGCGCTGA
- a CDS encoding response regulator, giving the protein MTTVKPILLAEDNPRDAELALAAMEEHHIADKVVVCHDGAEVLDYLYCRGAFASREQGNPVVVFLDLKMPKVDGLEVLRTIKNDVNLKPIPVVMLTSSREECDLAQSYALGANAYVVKPVEFHQFITAVKELSVFWGIINEPPPDSSKSTN; this is encoded by the coding sequence ATGACCACGGTCAAACCAATCTTGCTTGCAGAAGACAACCCTCGTGACGCCGAGTTGGCGCTCGCCGCCATGGAGGAACATCACATCGCCGATAAGGTGGTGGTCTGCCATGACGGGGCTGAAGTCCTCGACTACCTCTATTGCCGCGGGGCCTTTGCCTCCAGAGAGCAGGGCAATCCCGTGGTCGTGTTCCTCGACCTCAAGATGCCGAAAGTCGACGGACTCGAAGTGTTACGGACGATCAAGAACGACGTGAATCTCAAACCGATTCCGGTCGTTATGCTCACGTCCTCGCGCGAGGAGTGCGATTTGGCACAAAGTTATGCGCTAGGCGCCAATGCCTATGTGGTGAAACCGGTTGAGTTTCATCAGTTCATCACGGCCGTGAAAGAACTCAGCGTATTTTGGGGCATCATCAACGAACCGCCCCCGGATAGCTCAAAGTCGACCAACTAG
- a CDS encoding NADH-quinone oxidoreductase subunit N: protein MNFSLTMSPSDLLLLLPEILLTLWLALILIVDFSFPRLPNEQLAYLSIAGLAATLGCLVWFDVTGVTGTLFANMFVLDRMALFFKMFIVGSTILVILASIDYIHRFKFFRGEYYFLIVMSALGMMFMASANDLLSVFVTLEFSTFGFYILVAYLREDMASNEAGIKFFILGIFAAGLLAYGISLVYGETGKLVFSEMKSAQATPGLAIGFLLIFGALGFKIGAVPFHSWIPDTYHGAPTPVTAYLSIAPKGAAFAILLRMFFVALATFKPIWVLLLVATSVMSMTYGNIVAIAQKNMKRLLAYSGIAQVGNVLIGLAAGTKMGSDAILFYLLTYLFANLGAFAIIIAVSEAIGSEEIDDYSGLGRRSPFLAFSMLIFLLSLAGVPPLAGFIGKIYIFVAAMKEGLYVLITVGLINIVISMYYYLIVVKKMYISEPHDPSPITVSGPIKAVLYVCLAGTLVIGIYPQPFADWVVSATMMFSGFADPSVSLPVPPADIPVGG from the coding sequence ATGAACTTTTCGCTGACGATGTCTCCCTCCGATCTGTTGTTGCTGCTGCCGGAAATTCTGCTCACGCTCTGGTTGGCCCTCATCCTGATCGTCGATTTCTCCTTTCCCCGGCTGCCCAACGAACAGTTGGCATATTTAAGCATTGCAGGTCTCGCTGCCACGCTCGGCTGCCTGGTCTGGTTCGATGTGACCGGCGTCACCGGGACCCTCTTTGCCAATATGTTTGTCCTCGACCGGATGGCCTTGTTCTTCAAAATGTTCATCGTCGGATCGACGATCCTCGTTATTCTGGCCTCCATCGACTACATTCATCGATTCAAGTTTTTCCGCGGAGAGTATTATTTCCTGATTGTGATGTCGGCGCTCGGCATGATGTTTATGGCCTCCGCCAACGATTTGTTGTCGGTGTTCGTCACGTTGGAGTTTTCCACTTTCGGTTTCTACATCTTGGTTGCCTACCTTCGTGAGGATATGGCCTCGAACGAAGCGGGTATCAAATTTTTCATCCTGGGTATCTTTGCCGCGGGCCTCCTCGCCTATGGCATTAGTTTGGTCTATGGAGAAACCGGCAAGCTGGTGTTTTCCGAAATGAAGTCGGCCCAGGCGACACCGGGCCTGGCTATCGGCTTCCTGCTGATCTTCGGTGCATTAGGGTTCAAAATCGGCGCGGTGCCGTTTCACTCCTGGATTCCTGATACCTATCATGGGGCGCCAACGCCGGTGACGGCCTATCTCTCGATCGCCCCGAAGGGGGCGGCCTTTGCCATCCTCCTCAGGATGTTCTTCGTCGCTTTGGCGACGTTTAAGCCGATCTGGGTCTTGCTGCTCGTTGCCACGTCCGTCATGTCCATGACTTACGGGAACATCGTGGCGATCGCCCAGAAGAACATGAAACGGCTCTTGGCCTATTCCGGTATCGCCCAGGTCGGCAATGTGTTGATCGGTCTCGCGGCCGGTACCAAGATGGGGAGCGACGCGATTCTGTTCTATCTGTTGACCTATCTCTTTGCCAATCTCGGGGCCTTCGCCATTATCATCGCCGTCAGTGAAGCGATCGGGAGCGAGGAAATCGACGATTACAGTGGGCTCGGGCGGCGCTCGCCCTTTCTTGCTTTTTCGATGCTGATTTTTCTCTTGTCTCTGGCCGGTGTGCCCCCGTTGGCCGGCTTCATCGGCAAGATCTATATTTTTGTGGCGGCCATGAAAGAAGGGCTCTACGTGCTCATCACGGTGGGCCTGATCAACATCGTGATTTCGATGTATTACTACCTGATCGTGGTGAAGAAGATGTATATCAGCGAACCTCACGATCCTTCCCCCATTACGGTGTCCGGCCCGATCAAAGCCGTACTGTACGTCTGTCTCGCGGGCACCCTTGTGATCGGTATTTATCCGCAACCCTTCGCCGATTGGGTCGTCTCGGCCACGATGATGTTTTCCGGATTCGCGGACCCATCCGTCTCCCTTCCCGTTCCCCCTGCCGACATTCCAGTCGGTGGGTAA
- a CDS encoding NADH-quinone oxidoreductase subunit M, which translates to MGDYALLYILFAPFAGAIALIFVSNRQAMLVRGIAAGSAFICLLASLYLFYAYDHVRGGFQFVQKFEWSRQLGISLHLGVDGIGTPLVLASGILLFAGIFVSWHVKDRTKEFYIWLLILAAATIGVFMSLDLFFLYFFYEMSVIPMYLLLGMWGSHTKKYNEMTDPEGLKQRDSVGFIFNFGSNSKEYAAMKLVLFLSAFAVAAFMGILLIYKYSGLNTFDILVLREHANLMNIPVLGTTLDKIIWLLIFFGFASIAPIWPLHSWSPVGHAAAPAATSMLHAGVLMKLGHFSIIRVAFEILPETTRELMPIAAVLCMFSIVYGGFVAYYAKDTKYVIGYSSSSHMGYVFLGMAALDYISLTGAVMYMFAHAMATGMLFAMAGWVYDQTHTRDIPSLGGLSNRMPFISGCFVIGCMASIGVPGTINFIAEVMIIVGSWNKYPFQVIVAVVGIVLTLAYLFKMMRGLFYGPMDQKYSHAHDAVSAVDRLPLLIMITVSIGFFFFPMHLYNVVRSGVDPLIAKITRVVPVAAETTGLRLEARGDNNLPLADRSLPFASAPVSGGRP; encoded by the coding sequence ATGGGTGACTACGCGCTCCTCTACATCCTATTTGCTCCCTTCGCGGGAGCCATCGCGCTGATTTTCGTCTCAAACCGGCAGGCGATGCTCGTGCGTGGGATTGCGGCGGGATCGGCCTTCATCTGTCTTCTTGCCTCGCTCTACCTCTTTTATGCCTACGACCATGTGAGGGGTGGCTTCCAGTTCGTTCAGAAGTTCGAATGGTCGCGTCAGCTGGGCATCTCGCTCCACCTCGGGGTGGACGGCATCGGTACTCCCCTGGTTCTGGCTTCTGGCATTTTGCTGTTCGCAGGAATTTTCGTTTCTTGGCACGTGAAGGACCGGACGAAAGAATTTTATATCTGGTTGCTCATCCTTGCCGCGGCCACCATCGGCGTGTTTATGTCGCTGGACCTGTTCTTTCTCTACTTCTTCTACGAGATGTCCGTCATCCCCATGTATCTCCTCTTGGGCATGTGGGGAAGTCACACCAAGAAGTACAACGAGATGACGGATCCGGAGGGCCTCAAACAGCGTGATTCAGTCGGGTTTATTTTCAACTTCGGGTCTAACAGCAAAGAATATGCTGCGATGAAGTTAGTGCTCTTCCTCTCAGCCTTTGCCGTCGCAGCGTTCATGGGGATCCTGTTGATCTATAAGTATTCCGGACTGAATACGTTCGACATCCTGGTTCTGCGAGAGCATGCCAACTTGATGAATATCCCGGTCCTAGGCACGACGCTGGACAAGATTATTTGGCTCCTGATCTTCTTCGGATTTGCTTCGATCGCTCCGATCTGGCCGTTGCACTCCTGGTCCCCCGTGGGCCATGCCGCCGCGCCGGCTGCCACGAGCATGCTGCATGCGGGCGTGTTGATGAAGCTTGGCCATTTCTCCATCATTCGGGTCGCCTTTGAGATCTTGCCGGAAACGACACGAGAGCTGATGCCCATCGCGGCTGTGCTCTGTATGTTCAGCATCGTGTACGGCGGGTTCGTGGCCTATTATGCCAAAGACACCAAGTACGTCATCGGATATTCCAGCTCGAGTCATATGGGGTATGTGTTCTTAGGCATGGCAGCTCTGGACTACATCAGCTTGACCGGCGCGGTGATGTATATGTTCGCCCATGCCATGGCCACAGGGATGCTCTTCGCGATGGCCGGATGGGTCTACGATCAGACGCACACCAGGGACATTCCCTCGCTCGGCGGACTCTCGAATCGCATGCCGTTCATCTCCGGCTGTTTCGTGATCGGCTGTATGGCCTCGATCGGTGTCCCCGGCACCATAAACTTCATCGCTGAAGTCATGATCATCGTGGGCAGTTGGAACAAGTACCCGTTTCAGGTCATCGTGGCCGTGGTTGGAATCGTGTTGACCTTAGCCTACTTGTTCAAGATGATGCGCGGGCTCTTCTATGGACCCATGGACCAGAAGTATAGCCACGCACATGATGCCGTGTCCGCAGTCGATCGTCTGCCGCTCTTGATCATGATCACCGTCAGTATCGGATTCTTTTTCTTCCCCATGCACCTGTATAACGTGGTGCGATCGGGTGTCGATCCGCTGATTGCTAAGATCACCCGCGTGGTGCCGGTCGCTGCGGAGACGACAGGGTTGAGGCTAGAGGCCAGAGGCGACAACAATCTACCTCTCGCTGATCGTTCATTGCCATTCGCCAGCGCCCCCGTGAGCGGAGGTCGGCCATGA
- a CDS encoding NADH-quinone oxidoreductase subunit M → MLEELASTFPILTCMLFLPLVGAVVLWLFDDEDMVRTSALTIALVELALSVFVLLRFIPESAAMQFAEHVEWIPALGISYHLAVDGISVLFVGLTAFLTVLIVIYSWDTVRHQVKLYMMALLALETTTMGVFLSIDLILFFVFWELMLIPSYFLIKLWGGGAERHYAALKYVLYTLLGSVFMLVGIALLDLNYHQWAMVRHIEPAYSFDLLALLSVPIPFSQQVLIFWLLFLGFAFKAPLFPFHTWLPNALLEGPIGMAVVLAGLKLGTFGFIRFSIPLLPDASKSQTVVMVTMVLGLAAILYGAIMALIQSDFRRLLAFSSISHLGFVVIGLFALNYQGLQGSLLTMINLGFSTAGLFFIAGFLYSRQQTTELSAFGGMAKLTPLLASFFLLIGLASIGLPGTNGFVGEFLILLGAFTANWLYGGIAVTGIITGAAYFLWYYERAMLGPVGKAVKDSISDLHPREVVIASALSIMILWIGLYPAPFLRTMNGSVQALVDRLERGAVASTESKQPVKVD, encoded by the coding sequence ATGTTAGAAGAACTGGCGTCCACATTTCCGATTCTCACCTGTATGTTATTTCTCCCCCTCGTCGGGGCTGTCGTCCTATGGCTATTCGACGATGAGGATATGGTCCGAACTTCTGCCTTGACGATTGCGTTGGTGGAGTTGGCCCTTTCCGTCTTCGTGCTCTTACGCTTCATTCCCGAATCAGCCGCGATGCAGTTCGCAGAACATGTGGAATGGATTCCCGCCCTTGGGATCAGTTACCACCTTGCGGTCGATGGGATCAGCGTACTCTTCGTTGGGCTCACGGCATTCCTCACGGTTCTGATCGTCATCTATTCTTGGGATACTGTCCGTCACCAAGTGAAGCTCTACATGATGGCGCTCCTCGCGCTCGAGACGACGACGATGGGGGTCTTCCTCTCCATCGACTTGATCCTGTTTTTCGTCTTCTGGGAGTTGATGCTGATCCCCAGTTATTTTCTGATTAAACTCTGGGGTGGAGGCGCGGAGCGGCATTACGCAGCATTGAAATATGTGCTCTATACCCTGCTGGGTAGTGTCTTCATGCTGGTGGGCATCGCGCTGTTAGACCTCAACTATCACCAGTGGGCGATGGTGCGCCATATCGAACCGGCCTATTCGTTTGATTTGTTGGCCTTGCTCTCCGTGCCGATCCCGTTCAGCCAACAGGTTCTTATCTTTTGGCTCCTCTTTCTCGGCTTCGCCTTTAAGGCCCCGCTGTTCCCATTTCATACTTGGCTCCCGAATGCGCTCCTCGAAGGGCCGATCGGGATGGCGGTGGTATTGGCCGGATTGAAGCTCGGGACGTTCGGGTTTATCCGCTTTAGCATTCCCTTGTTACCAGACGCGTCGAAGAGTCAGACCGTCGTCATGGTGACCATGGTGCTTGGCTTAGCGGCCATTCTGTATGGCGCAATCATGGCGCTGATCCAGTCGGATTTTCGCCGGCTCCTGGCATTCAGCAGCATCAGCCATCTCGGGTTTGTGGTAATCGGTCTGTTTGCTCTGAACTATCAGGGGCTTCAAGGCAGCCTGCTGACCATGATCAATCTGGGGTTCAGCACGGCAGGGTTGTTTTTTATCGCGGGCTTTCTCTACTCACGGCAGCAGACCACCGAACTGAGCGCATTCGGCGGTATGGCCAAACTGACCCCTCTACTCGCAAGTTTTTTTCTGCTCATCGGGCTGGCGTCGATTGGCCTGCCTGGCACGAATGGTTTTGTCGGCGAATTCCTCATTCTCCTGGGAGCCTTCACGGCAAATTGGCTGTATGGCGGAATCGCGGTGACCGGCATCATCACCGGCGCAGCCTATTTTCTCTGGTACTACGAGCGGGCCATGTTGGGACCAGTCGGCAAGGCCGTGAAAGACTCCATCAGTGATTTGCATCCCCGCGAGGTGGTGATCGCATCGGCCTTATCGATCATGATTCTGTGGATTGGGCTCTATCCCGCTCCGTTTTTACGAACGATGAATGGGTCGGTGCAGGCGCTGGTCGATCGACTGGAGCGGGGGGCCGTGGCGTCGACCGAATCCAAACAGCCGGTAAAGGTGGATTAA